Proteins from a genomic interval of Streptomyces sp. NBC_00820:
- a CDS encoding lipase/acyltransferase domain-containing protein, whose product MNYATGRSANPDDASPASGNVTQDAVVVVPGIMGSELLDTATGRLVWGLSGTRWLVSAWTSRDGLAALRMTDDELEGRVGRIVPTQLLRHSAWTPYLRGFEPYTELAATMRRCVPDPASVLEFPYDWRLPVAVNGRRLAAAARAHLMSWRGHPAHDAARRLRRDAAPARLVFVSHSMGGLVTQAALDPLHDSDLAADTRAVLTLGTPFYGAVAAASILNSGRGAPVPLPHGKLRDLCATMPGLHDLLPQYACLLDRGEARRLTPGDVAGIGGDPDLARLAADDAAKRIAIALPGHHAFIGTSQETTQSLSIDNGTVHAHCHTARRHSDGSFIRRGDGQLATFDCEGDGTVSTESASLDSVTTPLPLQHGAVAADRFALRAVEELVRRDRHFGPPMGGAGCGLSTPDLAEAGTPWTMTISGLASPSGVTCRIDAVDGTALPPARLSLHNRRLTATARVDEPGLYRVTVHSRDRNRVSQMVLVTPPGQAAPEGLEDRSAGV is encoded by the coding sequence ATGAACTACGCGACCGGCCGATCGGCCAATCCCGACGACGCGTCACCCGCGAGCGGGAACGTCACGCAGGACGCCGTCGTCGTCGTGCCCGGCATCATGGGCAGCGAGCTTCTCGACACGGCCACCGGCCGGCTCGTCTGGGGCCTGTCCGGCACGCGCTGGCTGGTCTCGGCCTGGACGAGCCGTGACGGTCTGGCGGCACTGCGCATGACGGACGACGAACTCGAGGGACGCGTCGGGCGCATCGTCCCGACCCAGCTCCTGCGTCACTCCGCCTGGACGCCGTACCTGAGGGGTTTCGAGCCCTACACCGAGCTGGCCGCCACGATGCGCCGGTGCGTGCCCGACCCCGCCTCCGTACTGGAGTTCCCCTACGACTGGCGTCTCCCGGTCGCGGTCAACGGCCGGCGCCTCGCCGCGGCCGCTCGCGCACATCTCATGAGCTGGCGCGGTCATCCCGCCCATGACGCCGCCCGCCGGCTCCGTCGGGACGCGGCTCCGGCGCGCCTGGTGTTCGTCTCCCATTCGATGGGAGGGCTGGTGACCCAGGCCGCTCTCGATCCTCTGCACGACTCGGATCTGGCCGCCGACACCCGGGCCGTCCTCACCCTGGGCACCCCCTTCTACGGGGCGGTCGCGGCCGCCTCCATCCTCAACAGCGGCCGCGGGGCTCCCGTACCGCTCCCCCACGGCAAGCTGCGGGATCTGTGCGCGACGATGCCCGGCCTGCACGACCTGCTTCCGCAGTACGCCTGTCTGCTCGACAGGGGTGAGGCCCGTCGTCTCACGCCCGGTGACGTCGCCGGTATCGGAGGAGACCCGGATCTCGCCCGCCTCGCCGCGGACGACGCCGCCAAACGGATCGCCATCGCTCTGCCCGGCCACCACGCCTTCATCGGGACCAGTCAGGAGACGACGCAGAGCCTGTCGATCGACAACGGGACCGTCCACGCCCACTGCCACACGGCACGTCGCCACAGCGACGGCTCCTTCATCCGTCGCGGTGACGGGCAGCTCGCCACCTTCGACTGCGAGGGCGACGGCACGGTGTCCACGGAGTCCGCCTCCCTCGACTCGGTCACCACTCCCCTCCCCCTGCAGCACGGCGCCGTCGCCGCCGACCGGTTCGCCCTGCGCGCCGTCGAGGAACTGGTGCGCCGCGACAGGCACTTCGGTCCTCCGATGGGCGGCGCGGGCTGCGGGCTGAGCACGCCCGACCTCGCCGAGGCCGGCACGCCGTGGACCATGACGATCAGCGGCCTGGCGTCACCGTCCGGCGTGACCTGCCGCATCGACGCCGTCGACGGTACGGCGCTGCCGCCCGCACGGCTCTCGCTGCACAACCGCCGCCTCACGGCGACGGCCCGCGTCGACGAACCGGGCCTCTACCGGGTCACGGTGCACAGCAGGGACAGGAACCGGGTGTCCCAGATGGTCCTGGTGACGCCGCCCGGCCAGGCCGCACCCGAGGGGCTGGAGGACCGGTCGGCGGGGGTGTGA
- the yczR gene encoding MocR-like transcription factor YczR, producing the protein MKISSHAVARMLGAWQEGPGPAHQRLSDRLRLLILDGRLPLGAALPSERDLAVALGTSRTTVGTAFRTLVEQGYLATQARTRATVRLPDDTTPEHTVGTDTETIDLSFAAPAAPVETLHAAFATALEQLPRHFERHGYDRYGTAELREAVAHWYQRRGLPTRPDHILITNGAQHALALLTRVLLSPRDKVLIDHPTYPHAITTFTQARARLLPVAVTSSGWDTEQLQAAGQAANLAYLIPDFHNPTGMCMPTSVRQQLRLACPTVVDETMADLALDVPRPEPLALHMPAAISIGSVSKSVWGGLRIGWIRALPSLLERVEQARPTTDLGTPVVEQLATAVLLNEQQTQRPDTLQQLRSQRDALRQALTEHLPDVHALQPVGGVTLWATFSGPISSRLAAMAPDHGVTIAAGPRFGIGGAFERNIRLPYTLPSSQLIQAIRRLAQAEQALAQGATGTHTPAPIA; encoded by the coding sequence GTGAAAATCAGCTCGCATGCGGTAGCGCGGATGTTGGGGGCCTGGCAGGAGGGGCCCGGGCCGGCGCATCAACGCCTCTCCGACAGACTGCGCCTGCTGATCCTGGATGGCCGTCTCCCCCTTGGTGCGGCCCTGCCGAGCGAGCGTGACCTGGCTGTCGCGCTCGGCACCAGCAGAACCACCGTCGGTACCGCATTCCGCACGCTGGTCGAGCAGGGATACCTCGCCACACAGGCGCGTACCAGGGCGACGGTACGGCTACCTGATGACACCACGCCCGAGCACACGGTCGGCACGGACACAGAGACCATCGACCTGTCCTTTGCCGCGCCGGCTGCGCCGGTCGAAACCCTCCACGCTGCGTTCGCGACGGCTCTTGAACAGCTGCCACGACATTTCGAGCGGCACGGTTACGACCGATACGGCACCGCGGAGCTGCGCGAAGCAGTCGCCCACTGGTATCAACGGCGAGGACTGCCCACCCGGCCCGATCACATCCTGATCACCAACGGCGCACAGCACGCGCTCGCTCTTCTGACGCGCGTACTCCTGTCGCCACGCGACAAAGTCCTCATCGACCACCCGACCTATCCACACGCGATCACGACATTCACTCAAGCGCGCGCCCGACTGCTGCCCGTCGCCGTGACATCTTCCGGCTGGGACACCGAACAACTCCAAGCAGCAGGGCAAGCCGCGAACCTGGCCTACCTGATACCTGACTTTCACAACCCGACCGGGATGTGCATGCCCACCAGCGTGCGCCAACAGCTCAGGCTCGCGTGTCCCACGGTCGTCGACGAGACCATGGCCGATCTGGCTCTGGACGTTCCACGCCCCGAACCCCTCGCGCTTCACATGCCGGCAGCCATCAGCATCGGCTCTGTGTCCAAGAGCGTCTGGGGCGGCCTACGCATAGGCTGGATACGCGCGCTGCCCTCTCTCCTGGAACGCGTCGAACAAGCCCGTCCCACCACAGACCTCGGCACCCCCGTCGTCGAACAGCTGGCCACAGCCGTCCTCCTGAACGAGCAACAAACCCAGCGGCCGGACACGCTCCAGCAACTCAGGTCGCAACGTGACGCCCTGCGGCAAGCACTCACCGAGCACCTGCCGGACGTCCATGCCCTGCAACCAGTCGGCGGTGTGACGCTATGGGCAACATTCTCCGGGCCCATCAGCTCACGGCTGGCAGCCATGGCGCCCGACCACGGAGTGACCATCGCGGCCGGACCACGATTCGGGATCGGGGGTGCGTTCGAACGCAACATCCGACTGCCGTACACGCTCCCGTCGAGTCAACTGATCCAGGCAATCCGCAGACTCGCGCAGGCAGAACAGGCACTCGCACAAGGCGCTACCGGGACTCACACCCCCGCGCCCATCGCATGA
- a CDS encoding VOC family protein, with amino-acid sequence MPERAAHAEIPDRYRYAVIPHIMVDDAAAAIDFYQRAFDARENFRLGAPGGGILHAEITIGKSALMLGDAGLDEAENASFAAPTALGGGTSVTLHVFVPDVDGVAERAEAAGAEILQPPKDMFHGDRTVILKDPSGHIWVFLTHVEDVSQEEIRRRLSAAG; translated from the coding sequence GTGCCCGAGCGTGCTGCCCATGCCGAGATCCCCGACCGCTACCGCTACGCCGTGATCCCGCACATCATGGTCGACGACGCCGCCGCGGCGATCGACTTCTACCAGCGGGCGTTCGACGCCCGTGAGAACTTCAGGCTCGGCGCCCCGGGCGGCGGGATTCTCCACGCCGAGATCACCATCGGGAAGTCGGCCCTGATGCTGGGCGACGCCGGCTTGGACGAGGCGGAGAACGCCTCCTTCGCCGCGCCGACCGCGCTCGGCGGAGGCACGTCCGTCACGCTGCACGTCTTCGTACCGGACGTCGACGGCGTGGCCGAGCGCGCGGAAGCCGCCGGCGCCGAGATCCTGCAGCCGCCGAAGGACATGTTCCACGGCGACCGCACCGTCATCCTCAAGGACCCCTCGGGTCACATCTGGGTCTTTCTGACCCACGTGGAAGACGTCTCGCAGGAGGAGATCCGGCGCCGCCTGTCCGCTGCCGGGTGA
- a CDS encoding WD40 repeat domain-containing protein — protein sequence MDDPDTRGFADAIRLQLQVVRQWWAPPSPGGFSECRVEPHARHDVERFLHEQRLRETPQHVPLVLFISSHGVLGLSQRHFLRLPATEFGRLLATGMPTNEAVVAALDSHARDVLVILNACHAEGIGAELELWRRDLALDRSRSLNVIATTDTDSQVRALEFATILGRAYERLRDVNEITRPHLTIDEFIEALEDATADTNAELGLTDPEEMLPGPQPVLKSRPGRQPLPTLPNPGYRAQRSLLPPERAELAVPLAELDAWLAPESHRDPLWYLNGRSSLTRSMTEFLHRRAGALIVTGAAATGKSALLARTVTLSEPATRDDATYRRAIDSADDGCVPPAQAVDVAVTARNRGCVSLLEAIATRLPGPPPPPPATGSDPMRHWQDTLAAALRVPDERPLTVVIDAFDEATDPAACLRDVLQPLVTASRGRHRKDPPDITIPAQTTSSHSPTAAGRPLRLVLAVRSNTPHPTEADGNTPDSGLLGQLRTALPAATLLRTDTAAVTQEIPEYVFALLGTASWARTQHERRAEASKEIASLVGRSFLDARLAAQQLIEEGPRQLRDPFWRTRARAGTLGLFQEDLKQIGELDPHGDAVLALLRATAFSLGRGLPWAAIWPATAQALTGRPIPDVDSHIQRLLNGRLAGYLTHDIEDDRRVYRPAHHQLAWLLRHWPTEGETALSQPEQDASPDPAIQLPDPAIQRAHEAITDALAPLAGRDAGKQPHPYLARYLARHAALAGVLDDEHLPPSLLPWVAGDAVRGLLRLPHRGRGNRWWLHAWAAIEPYIQHADLPSRCSSLHLAHTAMRFPGLPAAAMPAGTTALHGSQLRVLWSRWTPPSNVLATVKGRFLAMTALSDGTRQLIALGSETGVVDLLDATTGAVLGDRIRAHDGAVRCLALIPDGVRTVLVSGSTDGTVRIWDAAGRLLIDQLVNRPNWTAALTGYRAASGEITVIAIDGQGEVMGWNDRDGAYELTSLRPHPAEPSAFATLVTRTRDGRDVLVCAGHTLTVRTTTTGELLAEHALSAAVRTLTGTSVPGQIVAGHHDGTLTFWTLPDTAGDHIPAGDHAITALASLSCDGVHLVAVGRGNSIDLWNLTTRTRAGSLTGHADTVTALHPATGTHDTVLISCSHDNTVRTWTADAVRNALKGAVPAPAALAAASTSTDASSLRLAVSYPAVIQVWNSRTGTSEASMTLPSGRAVTALAWHEHNGVQQLLWASDDFTIRTWQPLAPDTGLRVLPVLGGHQQRIHSLALCTDGTRRLLVSGGDDYTVRLWDLSAGHLLKTWPHEYSVRAVTACTDRSGHVWIASGSADGTVRLWSPDHDLPRRRLRCDQGVINALAIDPRNADGPHLVTAGDDTLRVWNLTHPAGDSTHLRGHTDIIEAVTAWTSPRPRPRAYLASASRDGTVRVWDATTSRCVLQLAVGNRVHTLTAHPGTEPAVTTLTLTGDAGVAVVEVHLEGW from the coding sequence GTGGACGACCCGGACACCCGTGGTTTCGCCGACGCCATCCGCCTGCAATTGCAGGTGGTACGGCAGTGGTGGGCGCCACCCTCCCCCGGAGGGTTCAGCGAGTGCCGCGTCGAGCCGCACGCCCGGCACGACGTCGAACGCTTCCTCCACGAGCAGCGGTTGCGGGAGACCCCCCAGCACGTGCCGCTCGTCCTCTTCATCTCCTCGCACGGCGTGCTGGGCCTGTCCCAGCGCCACTTCCTCCGGCTGCCCGCCACCGAGTTCGGCCGACTGCTCGCCACCGGCATGCCGACCAACGAAGCGGTCGTCGCCGCACTGGACTCCCATGCCCGTGACGTGCTGGTCATCCTCAACGCCTGCCACGCCGAGGGTATCGGCGCGGAACTGGAGCTGTGGAGACGTGACTTGGCGCTCGACAGAAGCCGTAGCCTCAACGTCATCGCCACCACCGACACCGACTCCCAGGTCCGGGCACTGGAGTTCGCCACCATTCTGGGCAGGGCCTATGAACGGCTGCGTGACGTCAACGAGATCACCCGTCCTCACCTCACGATCGACGAGTTCATCGAGGCGCTGGAGGACGCGACCGCGGATACCAACGCCGAACTGGGCCTCACCGACCCCGAGGAGATGCTGCCAGGTCCCCAGCCGGTACTGAAGTCGAGACCCGGCAGGCAGCCGCTGCCGACCCTGCCCAACCCCGGCTACAGAGCGCAGCGTTCACTCCTGCCACCCGAACGCGCGGAACTCGCCGTACCCTTGGCCGAGTTGGACGCATGGCTCGCGCCGGAAAGCCACCGAGACCCCCTCTGGTACCTGAACGGACGTTCCTCACTGACCCGGTCGATGACCGAGTTCCTGCACCGACGGGCCGGCGCCCTCATCGTCACGGGGGCAGCCGCGACCGGCAAATCCGCCCTCCTCGCCCGCACCGTCACCCTGAGCGAGCCCGCGACGCGCGACGACGCCACCTACCGACGGGCGATCGACTCCGCCGACGACGGCTGTGTGCCACCCGCCCAGGCCGTCGACGTCGCCGTGACGGCACGCAACCGCGGCTGCGTGAGCCTGCTCGAAGCCATCGCCACCCGCCTGCCCGGACCGCCTCCGCCTCCTCCCGCGACCGGCAGCGACCCCATGCGCCACTGGCAGGACACCCTCGCGGCGGCGCTGCGCGTTCCCGACGAGCGGCCGCTGACCGTGGTGATCGACGCCTTCGACGAGGCCACCGACCCCGCCGCCTGCCTCCGCGACGTCCTGCAGCCTCTCGTCACCGCCTCGCGCGGCCGCCACCGCAAGGACCCGCCGGACATCACCATCCCCGCACAGACCACGTCCTCCCACTCCCCGACCGCGGCGGGTCGCCCGTTACGCCTCGTCCTCGCGGTACGCAGCAACACACCCCACCCCACGGAGGCGGACGGCAACACACCGGATTCCGGCCTCCTCGGGCAACTGCGGACCGCCCTGCCGGCCGCGACGCTCCTGCGCACCGACACCGCCGCCGTGACACAGGAGATCCCGGAATACGTCTTCGCCCTGCTCGGAACCGCCTCATGGGCCCGCACACAACACGAACGGCGCGCCGAGGCCTCCAAGGAGATCGCCTCACTGGTGGGCCGTTCCTTCCTCGACGCGCGGCTCGCCGCACAGCAGCTCATCGAAGAGGGCCCCCGGCAACTGCGCGATCCCTTCTGGCGGACACGCGCACGCGCCGGCACCCTCGGCCTGTTCCAGGAAGACCTGAAGCAGATCGGCGAACTCGACCCGCACGGGGACGCCGTACTCGCCCTGCTGCGCGCCACGGCCTTCTCCCTGGGCCGGGGCCTGCCCTGGGCGGCGATCTGGCCCGCCACCGCCCAGGCCCTCACCGGTCGTCCGATCCCCGATGTCGATTCACATATTCAGCGACTTCTGAACGGCCGCCTCGCCGGGTATCTCACCCACGACATCGAGGACGACCGCAGGGTGTACCGGCCGGCTCACCACCAGCTCGCCTGGCTGCTGCGCCACTGGCCGACCGAGGGGGAAACGGCTTTGAGCCAGCCGGAACAGGACGCCTCACCCGATCCCGCCATCCAGTTACCCGATCCCGCCATCCAGCGCGCGCACGAAGCCATCACCGACGCCCTGGCCCCGCTGGCCGGCCGCGACGCCGGCAAACAGCCACACCCCTATCTCGCCAGGTACCTGGCCCGGCACGCGGCGCTCGCAGGCGTCCTCGACGACGAGCACCTTCCGCCCAGCCTGCTGCCCTGGGTCGCCGGCGACGCCGTACGAGGACTGCTGCGCCTTCCGCACCGCGGCCGCGGCAACCGCTGGTGGCTGCACGCGTGGGCCGCCATCGAGCCCTACATCCAGCACGCCGACCTCCCCTCGCGCTGCTCCAGCCTCCATCTCGCCCACACCGCCATGCGCTTCCCGGGCCTGCCCGCGGCGGCCATGCCGGCCGGCACCACCGCCCTGCACGGCTCACAACTACGGGTGCTCTGGTCGCGGTGGACGCCTCCCTCCAACGTCCTGGCCACCGTCAAAGGGCGCTTCCTCGCCATGACGGCACTGAGCGACGGCACACGCCAACTGATCGCGCTGGGCAGCGAAACGGGCGTCGTCGACCTGCTCGACGCCACCACCGGCGCCGTACTCGGTGATCGCATCCGCGCCCACGACGGCGCGGTGCGCTGCCTCGCCCTGATCCCCGACGGCGTCCGCACCGTCCTCGTCTCCGGCAGCACCGACGGAACCGTCCGCATCTGGGACGCCGCCGGACGCCTGCTCATCGACCAACTCGTCAACCGCCCCAACTGGACCGCCGCGCTGACCGGTTACCGAGCGGCGTCCGGCGAGATCACCGTCATCGCCATCGACGGCCAGGGCGAGGTCATGGGCTGGAACGACCGCGACGGCGCGTACGAGCTGACCAGCCTGCGCCCCCACCCCGCCGAACCCTCGGCCTTCGCCACCCTCGTCACCCGTACGCGCGACGGCCGCGACGTCCTCGTCTGCGCCGGCCACACCCTCACCGTCCGCACCACCACGACCGGCGAACTCCTCGCCGAACACGCCCTGAGCGCCGCCGTGAGAACCCTGACCGGCACCTCCGTCCCGGGCCAGATCGTCGCGGGTCACCACGACGGCACCCTCACCTTCTGGACCCTGCCCGACACCGCCGGCGACCACATCCCCGCAGGCGACCACGCGATCACGGCACTGGCCAGTCTGAGCTGCGACGGCGTACACCTCGTCGCCGTCGGCCGCGGCAACAGCATTGACCTGTGGAACCTCACCACGCGGACCAGGGCCGGATCCCTGACCGGCCACGCCGACACCGTCACCGCCCTGCACCCCGCCACCGGCACCCACGACACCGTGCTCATCTCCTGCTCCCACGACAACACCGTCCGTACCTGGACCGCGGACGCCGTGCGCAACGCGCTCAAGGGAGCAGTCCCGGCCCCCGCCGCGCTCGCGGCCGCCTCCACCAGCACCGACGCGTCGAGCCTGCGTCTGGCCGTCAGCTACCCCGCCGTCATCCAGGTCTGGAACTCGCGCACCGGCACGAGTGAGGCCAGCATGACGCTGCCCTCGGGACGGGCCGTCACAGCCCTCGCCTGGCACGAGCACAACGGCGTACAGCAACTTCTCTGGGCGTCCGACGACTTCACCATCCGCACCTGGCAGCCCCTGGCCCCCGACACGGGTCTGCGCGTCCTCCCCGTCCTCGGCGGCCACCAGCAGAGGATCCACAGCCTCGCCCTGTGCACCGACGGAACACGCCGGCTCCTGGTCAGCGGCGGCGACGACTACACCGTCCGCCTCTGGGATCTGTCCGCCGGTCATCTGCTGAAGACCTGGCCCCACGAATACAGCGTCCGCGCCGTCACCGCGTGCACCGACCGCTCCGGCCACGTCTGGATCGCCTCCGGCAGCGCCGACGGCACCGTCCGCCTCTGGTCCCCCGACCACGACCTGCCCCGCCGCCGGCTCCGCTGCGACCAAGGCGTCATCAACGCGCTGGCCATCGACCCCCGCAACGCCGACGGCCCGCACCTGGTCACCGCCGGCGACGACACCCTGCGCGTATGGAACCTGACCCACCCGGCCGGCGACAGCACCCACCTGCGCGGCCATACCGACATCATCGAAGCCGTCACCGCCTGGACCAGTCCGCGCCCCCGGCCCCGCGCCTACCTCGCCAGCGCGTCCCGGGACGGTACCGTCCGCGTCTGGGACGCGACGACCAGCCGATGCGTCCTCCAACTCGCCGTGGGAAACCGCGTCCACACCCTCACCGCGCATCCCGGCACGGAACCCGCTGTCACCACGCTCACGCTCACCGGGGACGCCGGGGTGGCCGTCGTGGAGGTCCACCTCGAAGGGTGGTGA
- a CDS encoding RES domain-containing protein: MSQETYPEVRLVPAPERGVWHLGKAKDPLRYNQIAADDADRSSGNRWSLVSDGTLYCASEFEGCFAEALAPFRVAHELRDVIKDDWLKPSYMPPGHLPRDWRTRHTLVRLMPDKDARFLDVDDEDTLCGIQRALEPTLAELDIEKLTHEHIQGSDRRITRTIAAWAVAQQNREQRPLISGIVYRSRFAARECWAVFQSTELAEVESQPIWPETEGLRTVAEEYGLTIR; the protein is encoded by the coding sequence ATGTCCCAGGAGACGTACCCGGAGGTACGCCTTGTCCCGGCCCCCGAACGCGGAGTCTGGCACCTGGGCAAAGCGAAGGATCCTCTCAGGTACAACCAGATCGCGGCCGACGACGCCGACCGCTCCAGCGGCAACCGGTGGAGCCTGGTGAGCGACGGAACCCTCTACTGCGCCTCCGAGTTCGAGGGCTGCTTCGCCGAAGCGCTCGCCCCCTTCCGGGTCGCACACGAACTCCGCGACGTCATCAAGGACGACTGGCTCAAGCCCTCCTACATGCCACCAGGACACCTGCCCCGCGACTGGCGCACCCGCCACACCCTGGTGCGGCTCATGCCCGACAAGGACGCCCGCTTCCTCGACGTCGACGACGAGGACACCCTCTGCGGCATCCAGCGCGCACTCGAACCCACGCTCGCCGAACTCGACATCGAAAAGCTCACCCACGAACACATCCAGGGCTCCGACCGTCGTATCACCCGCACCATCGCCGCCTGGGCGGTCGCCCAGCAGAACCGCGAGCAGCGCCCCCTCATCAGCGGCATCGTCTACCGCTCGCGCTTCGCGGCACGCGAATGCTGGGCCGTCTTCCAGTCCACCGAACTGGCGGAAGTCGAGTCCCAGCCCATCTGGCCCGAGACGGAGGGCCTTCGGACTGTAGCCGAGGAGTATGGACTCACCATCCGCTGA